The genomic region GGTGATGAGCACAAAAGATAACTTTAGCTTTTACACCTCTAATCTTTTGGATTAAGATTTCAAAGACATGAAGCAAACTAACCAAGAGAGGAATCACGTgatcaattgaaaaaaaactatGACCAACTTAATTTGATTAACATTTTGCTTCAAtcacacaacaacaacaaagctttatCCTACGGAATGGGACCACTGTATGACTCCCAGAATGCTACTACGCTCGATTTTGCGCCATAATCTTAATCTTAGATATTTTGACAGTGAAACTTTAAATTGTAACCTGAATGAGAAGGATAGTTAATTGGGAAGAAGATATTATATAAAACTGAGATTTGACAAATCCCCAGATCCAAATGCATGCAGCAGCCAAAACTCAAACCATATTATATATGAATATGAATAAACAAATAGTAAACTAGGCCGTAAGATTTACTCAGTTAATTCATACTTCCAATAGACTCCAAAAAACCTTAAACATTAAATAATCAAATTCCTAATCATTTCAATTTCTGCATGCTGCTGttagctagctagggttttaaCAGATCTTTAACTGCTTGAGTGGGATTTTAACAGAAATTAGTTATGAATCAATTTTAGTACTATTACTGATTTAATTACTACCTGGAGGatttgttggaaattcaaatcaaacaaggatgctattgttgaaaatcaatgtcaaagttaggcattgaaagttaggcaatgttaggtatggttgaataaaaattattaggtgcaattaatgtgttttgtgtggtaataaataatcttagtttaatcatttgatttgctataaataccctagttctcaagcattgtaaatcatcccatccaaatcccacttccaattgtgaagaagcttgtaagctttcttattccaatagtttgtaaaccttttcatatatcaaagtccaagtgtttagccaaagcttgttgcttccctcctttctctatttctttctttgtccaattttatttgagagtggaaagtgaaagaggtgtgatagagtttgtaaacttatcacccacatattttggtattgagttagtaaactgtcaaataccaacaattggtatcagagccagaataccattctggcaggtgcagcagttatggcgtccaacttagtgcaactccaagttcccacattgaagaaagaaaattatgaaagatggtgcatccaattcaaagcattgtttggatcacaggagctatgggaagttgtcagtagtgggtatgttgtacccactgccgagcaagaagccgtatatactgcggatcaaaggaacactctcaaggacttacgaaagaaggaccaaaaggcgctgtatcttctataccagggtttggaagattcaacgttcgagaaggttgcagaagcaacaacgagcaagcaagtatgggatacactcagtacaatttacaaaggagtagatcgagtcaagaaagtgaggttacaatcacttcgagcagattttgaaactgctcatatgaatgaaggggagagcatctccgactatcactcaaggctcattgtgatagtaaatcagatgaggagaaatggcgagagactcgatgaagtacgagttgtggagaagatactccggtcactcacatctaagtttgagcatgtggtgactgccattgaggaatccaaggatttggaggtgatgagcgcagaagagctactaggatccctcctagttcacgagcaacgcattcagaagaatgcaagccccacaacgctagagcaagctttggagtcaaagttgaatattgacaaaccaaataaaggtcgtgggcagtggaactcacgtcgtgggagctcatccaaccgtagccgaggacgagcccgaggaagaggtcgaggctatgcacaaaatcaaggtcagtctcaggagtggagatctactcgaggaaaggcgcatatccagtgtcacaactgtaagcaatatggacattatgccaatgaatgttcacataaaaatggtgagcatgtcaacatagcagaatcaagtggaaatactgatgaagaacttacagtcttactagcacaccatgattccagtagccaacaagatgtttggtatttggactctggtgcaagcaatcacatgtgtggaaagaaggagttttttgccgaactcaaaaaaggggcctatggatctgtaagtcttggtgactcctcaaagttgccagttgaaggcaaagggaagatcaagatcatccagaaggatggaagagaagaatacatctccgatacctactacataccaggtatgaagagcaacattctgagcattggtcaactgctccagaaagggtacattatacatatggagaacatgcttctcactctcaggaatgcaaggagaaagcttattgcacgtgttcgaatgtcaaagaaccggatgtttccgttgaatttgaacacaaagattggaagctgcaacatcggtgtaatggaagatgagtcatggaaatggcatcttcgatttggccatcttaatttcaatggcctaaagttgctgtcaagtggaggaatggttcgtggtctaccccagattgaagccacacgccaagtatgtgaaggttgtgtgcttggcaagcaagcacgactatcgttccctgttggtgatacatggagagcaaaggcaccactgcagttggtgcacacagatatatgtggtccattggatcccatgtcttatggaggtaataggtattttattaccttcattgatgatttcagtagaaagacttgggtctattttctcaaggagaagtcagctgccctaaaaattttcaaggagttcaaggcactcacagaggcagaaagtaaccacaagcttgtggctgtgagatcagatagaggtggagagtacacctccaatgctttccaagcatactgcaaggagcaaggaattaggcatcaacttactgctgcctataccccacagcaaaatgggatagccgaaagaaagaatcgaaccatccttgacatgacaaggtccatgcttaaggagaagaatttgccaaaagagttatgggcagaagctgtagcttgttcgatttatttgttgaatcgatgtccaacaaagagtgtcaagaagatgacaccacaagaggcttggagtggatacaagccgaatgttacacacctaagaatttttgggtgtgttgcatatgctcaagttccagaagccaagaggaggaaacttgatgatagaggtgagaagtgtgtgtttgtgggctatagtgaagagtccaaggcatacaagctctacaacccactaactggcaaactagtggttagtagagatgtcatcttcagtgaggaagagacatggacgtggaacaacaaagaagtcagtaaagagaagatcgtctccactaattttgaagaaccagaagttgtaccaccgattgagcaacaacctgctcaaacaatcacaacaactccagtgcacagaattgcaaggagtggtcctacatctagtgaggaaagcagctcctcaactccagtgaggttaaggagtctcacagagatttatggacaagaagaagaagaagaagaaaccaaccttttctgcttgtatgcagaccacgagcctttctcattcaatgaagctgtggaagaagattgttggaagaaagccatggaagaagagatccatgccatcgagaagaatgacacttgggagctgacaaagctcccaccaaatcagaaggctattggtgtcaagtgggtttacaagatcaaacgcactgcagatgggagtgtggatcgatacaaatcaaggcttgtagcaaagggctacaaacagaagtatggagtggactatgatgaagtctatgctccagttgcgagacttgacacggtaagattgctaatctctcttgccgcacatcataaatggaaaatttatcaactagatgtcaagtcagccttccttaatggagtacttgaggaagaagtgtacgtggaacaaccggaaggcttccaagtacaaggagaagaagataaggtgtatcgtttgaagaaggctttgtacggcctcaagcaagcaccacgagcttggaactcaaggatcgacaactaccttcaccaaaatggatttcagaaatgtccatacgagcattcagtttacatgaagaatggtgaaaaaggggagttcttaattatttgtctctatgtagatgatttattgtttacaggaaacaatgaggcaatgttccatgagttcaagcaatccatgttcagtgaattcgagatgactgacaatggattaatgtcatactttcttggcatagaagtgaagcaagaaagtgatggtatctacatctctcaacaaaggtacatgagagacatattgaagaaattcaatatggacaagtgcaacactgtcaataccccagtcgcaactggattgaagctgtccaaaggaggagagggtgagtttgtaaactcaacagtgtacaaaagcctcgttggaagcctaaggtaccttacaatcacaagacctgatatagtttatggtgttggactcgtgagtcgatacatggaaacaccaagggagtctcattggctggccgccaagagaattttgaggtacataagaggtactctaaactatggtctattttataattttggtgaagatgcaaaattatttggttattcagatagtgattggggaggtgaccaagatgaaaggaaaagcacaactggctatgtgttttttctaggatcaacagctttctcatggacttcaaagaagcaatcaattgttgctttgtcatcatgtgaagccgagtatgttgctgtagcctcaaccgtgtgtgaggcaatttggttaagaaatctgttgaagtcagtgtgtcatccacaagtggaatcgactgtgattcacgtagataacgtgtctgcaatcaaacttgcaaagaatcctgttcaacatggaaggagcaagcacattgataccaggttccattttctaagggaccatgtgaagcaaaagacaattgaacttgtctactgtcacaccaaggaacaagtggcagacatcttcacaaagccattgccaattgaaacattccggctactgcgtgaaatgctaggaatgaaggcgttttgatttgaggaggtgtgttggaaattcaaatcaaacaaggatgctattgttgaaaatcaatgtcaaagttaggcattgaaagttaggcaatgttaggtatggttgaataaaaattattaggtgcaattaatgtgttttgtgtggtaataaataatcttagtttaatcatttgatttgctataaataccctagttctcaagcattgtaaatcatcccatccaaatcccacttccaattgtgaagaagcttgtaagctttcttattccaatagtttgtaaaccttttcatatatcaaagtccaagtgtttagccaaagcttgttgcttccctcctttctctatttctttctttgtccaattttatttgagagtggaaagtgaaagaggtgtgatagagtttgtaaacttatcacccacatattttggtattgagttagtaaactgtcaaataccaacaggATTTGCAAACGTAACCGGCTTTGCCACCGACTTTGGCCATGGCGTCCCTCCACTTCGAGACGACGGCGTTTCCATACTGCAGTTCGTGAGCTGAAAAATGTTCAGAAAACGGCCCCCCCTGTCGACGGACGTCGGAGGGATCCACTTGGTAGAACACAGGCAGAATCAGACACCTCCTGCTGCTCTCGCATATCTTAGCCAGCTCCTCCAAGCACCACCTCGAATCGGCGTATCTCCGCGACAAGACGACGATTGCGGCCGCCGAGTCGTCGATCGCTTCCAGCAGGCTCGGGGCGATGTCGTCCCCGCGGTCCAAACCGTCGTCGTCTAAGAAGACTCGGACGCCGCGGCTTTTGAGGGCCTCGTACAAGCTCTTCGTGATTGTTGAGCGCGTGTCTTCTCCTCTGAAACTCAGGAACACGTCCCAGCGTAGCCGGAAGCCACCCGGGGTTGACGAAATGGCGTCGCCGTCGTCGTCTTCTCCCGCCATTTGCCTCCTTTGCACGTCTACGCGTTCGACATTATGGCCGTTCGTATGGTTAAgcgggtgtgatattcacacaccctcAGTTCCTGATACCTTGCCCACCACCCTAAGTTCCtaactatttttcctatttttcccccgccctttcttattttttaatacttaattggtatcctacgatttaatcttccatatataTTATTCCTATTTTTTGACTTATGagagttgttttttatttttgattttttcaCTCAGTAAGAACCAACACTCAAAGATAAATATATTTAGATGTGTATAGAACACATGAAGGTAGatatatttttgttgattttttgagTGTCTTTGAGTGTTGGTTATTCCTAAGtgaaaaaatcaaaaataaTAAAGGGGTTTTTTGATATGGGttcaaaataactaaaattgaacctatttcaaaagtcactaaaaattggacatATTTCAAAAGGTGGCCTATAAAATTgaacctatttcaaattttcctaatAAAAAACAActttcaaaagtcaaaaagtAGGAAGGGTATATATGAAAGATTAAATTGTAGGAtattaattaagtattaaaaaattaggaagggtgtgggaaaagtagttaggggtgtgtgaatatcacacgcCTAGTTAAGAAGTGAGCACATATtccctcccaaaaaaaaaaaaaaaacattgagttcgataaaataaaaggtatagtaaatagtaccatgattgattttttagtgtaaaaatatgatttttcattaaaataaacagtacatgaaactttttattaaaattcccaaaaaaaatgtagagATGATAACTTAGAGGTGAACAtgcttattaaaattttaacattttgACAGAATGGTGGAACATCAcattttattatataagtgaagaaaatttaatttaaattgtaattttttaatacaaatatctcaccatttatatattattttatattatgaaCACGCTGAAAAAAAATTCCTTGCTTAGGATCTAGAAACCTTTCGGGGGAAGGTTTgggaaaaaaagcaaaaaatagTAAAAGATGGATGGTCCCAGACTATCTGAGtaagaaaaatatacatatatgttgtAATATAATATGTGGATGGCCCATATGAATAGTTTGTTACTATTTatctaaaaaaaatcaaatggatTATTATTCATATGAAGAAAAACATATGAGTTACTATTCATTTGAAGAAAATTTGGGAATTGGATCCTTTCCGAGGCAATGCCTCGGGATCCTACTGACCGGATAACATGGGCcgttagattttgatccaacggctacaattattataacttttagaaggaccccctgtttgtagtcgttggatcaaaattcaacggCCTATGTTGTCCGGTCAGTAGAATCCTGAGGCATTgcctcggagaggatccaattccgaaAATTTATATAGTAAATAGTATTGCTACAGTAATCTTTTGCTTATAAAAATGAATGAGAAGGAGAGTTGACACACAACTCTTGGCCGAGAAGAGAAACataaggaagagagaaaagagaggaagaagaggagataatagagagagttatctttatactcctattatttcaaattataaattgactgtagaggaacctcgtaaattttgtgtcttgtttcatttattccactgcacacataaCGCCGATTTTATAACAATATAAAGATATTTTGAGAACATTCTGAATCTTTGGTATAGGTCTACTTTGTGcttattaaatatttaatgtaaTGCATGCTAGGGATAACTTAATATGTTGTGTGGATAACACTCGACAAGTTCTTTCTATATCACTCATCAGATTACTTCAGTATATGTCGGATATCTGTAGACATGTGCACAACAAGCCCACCATAAGAATAAACTGATTTGTTTTTTACATGCTTCACTTTCTGTTCTTATCTAAAAAACTTGTATTTAACACTATGACCTCCAAAATTCAAATCCTGAATCCGTCACTAGGAGGGATGGCAGTCACAAGAAAGGGAGAGAAGTGTCCAAACCCCCAAAGAGAGCTCTCAAGCCTCTCCCCCTCCATATAAATGTCATAGCTCTTCAAATAGTCAATACAAATACAACCATAGTGAATGTAGTCATATTATAGGTGAACAGCTATAGGTCTGTATGTATTATGTCTAACTACGACCTAACCATTGACTTCCACTCCCGCAAAGTTATTAGTTGTCCTACTAGTTTTTGGCGACAATAGATATCATTGACATATTAATTATGAAAAAAGTACTTATAGTGTAACTGTAAGGCCATCACgttattgtttttgttgatttCAGCCATTTGCAGACGAGGGGGATGACTCTTTTTAGCCAAACAGCATACTCTTAAACATATTTGGttagttttcaaactttttatcctgctatttttctttctaaaaattagaaatacaaaaaactCGGATCATAATTAGGCAACAAAGTAAAGTTGGTTACATACATATGGATATCCTCGATTCCGTTCTTTCCGTAACAAAATTTTCAGGAATTCGACGGGATGCAAATCCAGCAAACAAGGTTCTTATGCATTATGCACCTCCAAATTGACAATCGTCGATGAGGCAGGACCGCTGGAAGGTGGCTATGTCCGTTAGCTTGTGCTTAGTAATTGACAAGACTATCTTGGAAGACAGATGAAGCagctaattaaaacagattcttgCAACAATGATGGCGCTCTGTACTGCGGTCCATCTTGAAAACAAATCCGTTGATTATCCCATGCTCCTGTTAGATTAGAGGCAAATAAAAGATGAGCTGTGAGATCCCGATTTGCCCCGGTGGATTTTAGAAAGATATAGGATATGCCGAAATCATTATTCAGGCTTCACCTCTCCTGAGCAGCGGGGCTTATGGGAATGACACCGGCTGGAGATGCAAGACTGCAAGAGCATCCACAGAAACATCATTTGAAGTGACAGCTATGGCTCCTTCCTCCACGATCTGTACAGAATATGACAGCGCAACTGCAACCAAATCATAGAGAAGACGACATCATGAAAAAACTGTACTATCAAGCACTAGCAGCAAGTCCAAGACCATATATAATTACGAGTTACCGTTGAACTAACAACAATTGTTATTTACCTCGAAGGGGCTCCTTCCATTGTCGTTGCTTTGTAAGCTCTTGGTACTTCTTTAGGAACAAATCATAGTAACTTCAAGATTCAACCAGGCAATCAAATAGTTCAGCAAATATATACCAGTATCTTagaaaagaaattaatgaaTGAGATGCATTGCTATGGGTCTAGATTTCAGGTAGCTTCCATGttcgacaattcaaatcatcaaACACTTAACAGCCTTATTAGAGTCCAGTGATCATGCATCATAAATGAACAAATCACACGAACTCTATCGTGGTTAGAAATGAAGATAATGTAAAAATCTGAAGCAAAGATGCATCAACCTACCCTCCACCACGGCCTAAACGCCTTCCACATCTGTCAAATGCAAGCCCTAGAATAAAAACTGAAGTGAGATAACATGAAATTATACTTTTAAGTCTCCCACAATCGGTGTTTTCTGAGGTAGGTAAGTAATTACAAGCAAGGTTAAGAAAAAATACACACCGGGTAGGATGAACAAGTCAACTGGATCGCTTGCCTCCAAAACTGCAACAAATAGGTCCTTCAGGTCCTTCATATAATTAACCGCCATTACCAacaaccgaaaaagaaactACTTCTAATAGgaaaatattgaaaacaaattttagCACAAATGAATGTATAAACAGATCGAGAACATTTACTCGTGCAAATTATAGTTTAGAAAAAGGGTACCATCTTCGTGTTGTTTCCCATCAGAATCCAAAAGAGCTGGCTCCAAAATGTCCATCGACTTCACGATCAGATCATCAACGCTGGAAATCCTAAGCATCCTCATGTTGCTATTCCTATCCTCCACACGCGGAACATAAAGCTTTTTCCTGTTCTGCACATCACCCTCTTGAGTTGAAACCAACAGTAAGGATCTCCAAAAGTTTAAGCACAACAACAAAATGCAGACGAATTATGAACACACACAAATGCTATATTATACACGCACCATTGGCAGGTTTGGATAGAATTTCTGAAACAATTCTTGACGTATCGACTTCTCGTAAAGCAGGAGAGCTTATGTAAGCGCATATGCTCTTACTAGATTGGAACCAAGGAGCATTTAAAACAATGCTCTGAATTGCAGCATCTGAGAATTCAACAGTTTCAGTCAGACACAAACACTTAGAGGGCAATTTGAGGAAGCTCGAACTTGAACGGGCTACCTTCTTCGGACCTCCGAACCGGGTCCATATTCTTGAGCTCTTTGCGGATTCTGGACCGGAGCAACCGCTTCTGCCGGAATATAGCTTCGATTGGGTCGTTGTCGTCTCGGTTCATGGTGGCGTAGGGGCGGTGAGAATGGGATGCGAGGCGTTCGTTAGCTAAGCGAGAAGGGAAGAGGGTACGAGAAGCTAACGTGCGTGGCTGGGTGATGAGCGCCACCGCCTCCTTTGCCCCGTTTATGAGCGCACTCGCGCTTGCTCTGCTGTGACTGAACATGCTTCGTGGCTCTCGTGCTTTTGCGGGTTTTTCCGTTAATTTGGCGCTCTTTGGTTGCGCGTAGGCGCGGTTGAAGAGTTCGGGTCGGATAGGATTTGTTTACGGTTCAGGTCATATAAGATTTGTTTACACCGCAttataatttaaagaaaaactaattgaaaggatttgaaaactttgaattttaatgataaggacaaaataaaaggtaaattgAATAggatcatgattgacttttcaatgtaaaaatgtgatttttcattaaagtaaacaatactggaagcttttcgttaaagttccttacGTTTAATGGTCCAAACCGTTTCATTTTAGGTCttctttgaaaaatatttgtGAGAAAGAattattcaaattttgaatcgTTTACTTACTCAATTAAATGGTTGTCGTTTTAGTGTTGTCTATGTTATCATGTTCgtttattttcttgattatAGTTAAATGTCTTAACAATTCctaatttgttttaaatttctatgaagatgcctttttttttttttttttttaattttttttataacaaaagtACGAGAAATAACTGATTTACAACAATAAAGTTTGTATATAAAATCATATTATGGACAATTTTTTTGCACACGCACAATTTCATTGTG from Pyrus communis chromosome 4, drPyrComm1.1, whole genome shotgun sequence harbors:
- the LOC137731376 gene encoding toll/interleukin-1 receptor-like protein produces the protein MAGEDDDGDAISSTPGGFRLRWDVFLSFRGEDTRSTITKSLYEALKSRGVRVFLDDDGLDRGDDIAPSLLEAIDDSAAAIVVLSRRYADSRWCLEELAKICESSRRCLILPVFYQVDPSDVRRQGGPFSEHFSAHELQYGNAVVSKWRDAMAKVGGKAGYVCKSCWYLTVY